The following coding sequences lie in one Micropterus dolomieu isolate WLL.071019.BEF.003 ecotype Adirondacks linkage group LG15, ASM2129224v1, whole genome shotgun sequence genomic window:
- the hint1 gene encoding histidine triad nucleotide-binding protein 1: MADEMAKAQAAQPGGDTIFGKIVRKEIPANIIYEDDQCVAFPDISPQAPTHILVVPKKPIVQLSQAEDSDAALLGHLMIVAKKCAQEAGLSKGYRIVINDGPEGGQSVYHIHIHVLGGRRMEWPPG; encoded by the exons ATGGCTGATGAAATGGCTAAAGCGCAGGCTGCCCAGCCGGGCGGGGACACGATATTTGGAAAAATCGTACGCAAAGAGATTCCTGCCAACATAATCTATGAAGATGACCAG TGTGTAGCCTTCCCTGATATTTCTCCTCAAGCACCCACTCACATCCTCGTTGTCCCAAAAAAGCCAATTGTTCAACTGTCACAAGCGGAGGATAGTGATGCTGCA TTGTTGGGCCACTTGATGATAGTTGCAAAGAAGTGTGCTCAAGAGGCAGGCCTGTCTAAAGGCTACAGGATTGTCATCAATGATGGGCCAGAAGGAGGCCAGTCGGTCTACCACATCCACATCCACGTCCTGGGTGGACGCAGGATGGAGTGGCCCCCCGGCTAA
- the lyrm7 gene encoding complex III assembly factor LYRM7 produces MGTRLKVLSAFKALHRTRMAVFKDDGAALTAARLKINEEFRKNRNETSEENIKKMIKMGSDVEAVLRESVLQMEHVGDNKLLLRPRESLLLENVPYCDQPKKKS; encoded by the exons ATGGGGACGCGTTTGAAG GTCCTAAGCGCGTTTAAAGCGCTGCACAGAACAAGGATGGCTGTATTTAAAGATGATGGTGCAGCACTGACAG CTGCAAGGTTAAAGATCAACGAGGAGTTCcggaaaaacagaaatgaaacatcagaagaaaacattaaaaag ATGATCAAAATGGGCTCAGATGTGGAAGCTGTTCTTCGAGAGTCAGTGTTACAAATGGAACATGTAGGAGACAATAAACTat tgCTTCGACCCAGAGAGAGCCTTCTGCTAGAAAATGTTCCCTATTGTGACCAACCCAAGAAAAAGTCATGA
- the dync2li1 gene encoding cytoplasmic dynein 2 light intermediate chain 1, translating to MPKISSDTLWELAAAEVRETEGGEEDAGETVSERTVFLLGSKAGGKTSILLRCIDRDEPSKPTLALEYTFGRRARGHNTPKDIAHLWELGGGTFLSDLVQIPITPVSITSLSVILVLDLSKPNALWRTMEKLLQAATAQLEKVSSQAQQAQKAKPGAKHQMPVHSATRVLPKDYPDRELISPFPVPLLIIGSKYDIFQEFDSDKKKVICKTLRFLAHYYAASLIFTSIKSESLMSKTKSFFSHLAFGLDRGKTLSCDSTKPLVIPAGLDSFSQIGSPPTTDVDITSLHAKNPKDLWKKVYEHVFPQENTSEQRELKDPAKDPQYSEPQIDAMRAQKDQELEQYKRNAAKSWKGLELET from the exons ATGCCAAAAATAAG CTCAGACACGCTGTGGGAGCTGGCTGCGGCGGAGGTCCGGGAGACTGAAGGCGGGGAGGAGGACGCAGGAGAGACGGTCAGTGAGAGGACCGTGTTCCTGCTGGGGAGCAAGGCTGGG GGTAAAACGTCCATTCTCCTCAGATGCATCGACAG GGATGAGCCATCCAAGCCAACTTTAGCACTGGAGTACACTTTTGGCAGACGGGCCCGAGGACACAACACA CCCAAAGATATAGCCCACCTATGGGAGCTGGGAGGAGGCACCTTTTTGTCAGACCTGGTCCAGATCCCTATCACTCCTGTGAGCATCAC gtctctctctgtcatcctcGTTCTGGACCTGTCTAAACCTAATGCCCTGTGGAGAACTATGGAGAAGCTGCTGCAAGCAGCAACGGCTCAGTTAGAGAAAGTTTCATCCCAGGCACAACAAGCACAGAAGGCCAAACCTGGAGCCAAACACCAGATGCCTGTCCACTCAGCAACACGCGTGTTACCCAAAGACTATCCA GATAGAGAGCTGATCAGTCCCTTTCCTGTTCCTCTGCTCATCATTGGGAGCAAATATGACATATTTCAG GAATTTGACTCTGACAAGAAGAAAGTGATTTGTAAAACACTGCGTTTTCTTGCCCACTACTACGCAGCCTCTCTTATT TTCACTAGCATCAAGTCAGAGAGCCTAATGTCAAAAACCAAAAGCTTCTTCTCCCATCTGGCTTTCGGTCTGGACAGAGG GAAAACTTTGTCCTGTGACTCCACCAAGCCTCTTGTCATTCCAGCAGGCTTGGACTCTTTCAGTCAAATAG GTTCCCCTCCTACAACTGATGTGGACATTACTTCTCTGCATGCCAAAAACCCAAAGGACCTCTGGAAGAAAGTCTACGAGCATGTCTTTCCCCAAGAG AATACCAGTGAGCAGAGGGAACTAAAGGATCCAGCCAAAGATCCACAGTACAGTGAGCCTCAAATTGATGCCATGAGGGCCCAGAAAGACCAG GAGTTGGAGCAGTATAAGAGGAATGCAGCGAAGTCATGGAAAGGACTGGAGCTGGAGACATGA